A region of Paenibacillus sp. JNUCC-31 DNA encodes the following proteins:
- a CDS encoding ABC1 kinase family protein: MAVRIKHVGRYREIAMALVRHGFGYMVEELGLFQLLAIPRRWMSREAHTTLTLSERIRLVLQELGPAFVKLGQLASTRADLLPESVIRELVKLQDQVPPFSSETARGILEQELDTPLEDIFSRFEDTPVAAASIGQVHLGKLRSGEAVAVKIQRPGISRIIQRDLDILRELTAMAEKRWDWVKQYQIPQMVEEYAQALMAELDYTVEGRNTEKIAQQYQQDNKVKIPVIYWDQTSSRVLTMEYIEGIKLNDRDELIKRGHDLNNIAQRLVDSLLNQIFIHGFFHADPHPGNLMVLKDGRLAFIDFGMVGSLSDEMKQQLASLIIGLMRKDTDSMIRAIEKLGMMPDDMDLRGLHSDLDKLRSKYYDIPFSKISVGQALNDLFGVAQRHRVVMPADILLLGKSLLTMEGVIEHLDPSLSIVDMAEPFGRKLIKERFSAGRIKNRLFRSAADMAESVIGLPGQLRQLSSVISKGKLRLEISVPELDALMRRMDQISNRLSFSIVLLAFCIIMVGLIIGSSISHQSTMLWDIPVIEIGFLVAILMVAFLLYSIFKSGRF, translated from the coding sequence ATGGCTGTGCGAATTAAACATGTCGGCAGATACCGGGAAATTGCCATGGCGCTGGTGCGTCATGGCTTCGGTTATATGGTCGAGGAATTGGGATTATTCCAGTTACTGGCTATACCACGCCGATGGATGTCGCGTGAGGCTCACACCACTTTAACCCTGAGTGAGCGCATTAGGCTTGTACTTCAGGAGCTGGGGCCAGCTTTCGTTAAGCTGGGGCAACTGGCAAGTACAAGGGCAGATCTGTTGCCGGAGTCTGTCATCCGCGAACTGGTGAAGCTGCAGGATCAGGTCCCGCCGTTTTCTTCGGAGACGGCACGGGGTATTTTGGAACAGGAATTGGATACACCGCTGGAGGACATCTTTTCCCGGTTCGAGGATACCCCTGTAGCTGCAGCCAGTATTGGACAGGTGCATCTGGGTAAACTTCGAAGCGGTGAAGCTGTAGCTGTCAAAATTCAGCGGCCCGGCATTTCGCGTATTATCCAGCGAGACCTGGATATTCTGCGCGAGCTGACAGCCATGGCGGAGAAACGCTGGGATTGGGTGAAGCAGTATCAGATTCCGCAAATGGTGGAAGAGTACGCCCAGGCACTGATGGCCGAGCTTGATTATACGGTGGAAGGCCGCAATACGGAGAAGATTGCACAGCAATATCAGCAGGATAACAAAGTGAAAATCCCCGTCATCTACTGGGACCAGACTTCTTCTCGTGTGCTCACCATGGAATATATTGAAGGCATCAAGCTGAATGACCGTGACGAGTTGATTAAACGGGGGCATGATCTGAATAACATTGCGCAGCGATTGGTGGATTCGTTGTTGAATCAGATCTTCATTCATGGATTCTTTCACGCCGATCCCCATCCGGGCAATCTGATGGTGTTGAAGGATGGAAGGCTGGCCTTTATCGACTTCGGCATGGTGGGCAGTCTAAGTGATGAGATGAAGCAGCAATTGGCCTCGCTCATTATCGGATTGATGCGCAAGGATACAGACAGCATGATAAGGGCGATTGAGAAGCTGGGCATGATGCCGGATGATATGGATCTGCGAGGGCTTCATAGCGATCTGGACAAGCTGCGCAGCAAATATTATGACATCCCCTTTTCCAAAATCAGCGTGGGTCAAGCATTGAATGACCTGTTCGGCGTAGCCCAAAGGCACCGGGTCGTGATGCCTGCCGACATCCTGCTGCTCGGGAAATCGCTGCTCACTATGGAAGGTGTCATTGAGCATCTCGATCCTTCCCTGAGCATTGTGGATATGGCAGAGCCATTTGGACGAAAGCTGATCAAGGAACGTTTCAGTGCCGGTAGAATCAAGAATCGGTTATTTCGCAGTGCAGCGGATATGGCCGAGAGTGTCATTGGTCTGCCGGGGCAGTTGAGACAGTTGTCTTCCGTTATTAGCAAAGGCAAGCTGCGGCTGGAGATCAGTGTCCCTGAACTGGATGCGCTCATGCGCAGAATGGACCAGATCAGTAACCGGTTGTCTTTCAGTATTGTACTGCTCGCATTTTGTATCATTATGGTCGGTTTGATCATCGGTTCCTCGATCAGTCACCAGTCCACCATGTTATGGGATATCCCCGTAATTGAGATTGGTTTTCTGGTGGCGATTCTGATGGTGGCCTTTTTGCTCTATTCCATATTTAAATCGGGAAGATTTTAG
- a CDS encoding phasin family protein, which produces MSDLFKKAISLGLGLTVVSKEKIEKTVDDLVKRGELAPGESKALVERLMERGDEEQGQFKRMIQEQVKRVLQEVGVPSESDVTSLEQRVAVLEKKLAELGGTPQLQPEASPAPLEVPPLKGNEIE; this is translated from the coding sequence ATGAGCGATTTGTTCAAAAAGGCAATCTCGTTAGGTCTCGGCCTTACCGTCGTAAGCAAGGAAAAAATCGAAAAAACCGTGGATGACTTGGTCAAGCGCGGTGAACTTGCCCCCGGTGAATCCAAAGCATTGGTCGAGCGCCTGATGGAACGAGGCGATGAGGAGCAGGGCCAGTTCAAAAGAATGATCCAGGAACAAGTCAAGCGCGTACTTCAGGAAGTAGGCGTGCCATCTGAAAGTGATGTAACCAGTCTGGAACAACGTGTTGCTGTCCTTGAGAAAAAGCTCGCCGAACTGGGAGGCACACCACAGCTACAACCTGAAGCATCCCCAGCTCCGCTTGAAGTTCCTCCTCTCAAAGGAAACGAGATCGAGTAG